The Anomalospiza imberbis isolate Cuckoo-Finch-1a 21T00152 chromosome 7, ASM3175350v1, whole genome shotgun sequence genome has a window encoding:
- the CCNT2 gene encoding cyclin-T2 isoform X2, whose amino-acid sequence MEAAGGGAGGGGGGGGGVMAAAGAGSAGSAARGGGGSSAASRWFFSREQLENTPSRRCGVEADKELSYRQQAANLIQDMGQRLNVSQLTINTAIVYMHRFYMHHSFTKFNRNIMSPTALFLAAKVEEQPRKLEHVIKVANACLHPQEPQLDTKSDAYLQQAQELVILETIMLQTLGFEITIEHPHTDVVKCTQLVRASKDLAQTSYFMATNSLHLTTFCLQYKPTVIACVCIHLACKWSNWEIPVSTDGKHWWEYVDPSVTLELLDELTHEFLQILEKTPSRLKRIRNWRANQAAKKPKGDGQVSENSLLGSSLVQNSILVDTVTGVAANTSFQKPSTSFPAPVPLTSGSISVPDSHAPENLAILATGMPSTSYSLASHQEWPQHQEQTRTEQIYSQKQETLPASQYNMNFQAGTSGQLHSGVHHRPDKLAEHSTVKQEYSHKSANKHHGQVAAPVIIPQKMSLDKYREKRKLETLELDVREHYVATPGEQQHKKHMQPQAASSVTSPIKMKIPIANAEKPEKHLSDKKEKGGSLKLRIPIPPTEKGPSKEELKMKIKVSSSERHSSSDEGSGKSKHSSPHVSKEHKDKHKEHSLNRHHGVGHKHSHSHGGGGSGSSKHSTDGATPSVLRSPMGLSSDGNSSSSGSSRKKLHSNDASHNHHSKMSKSSKSSGGLRTSQHPRETGQETSGERS is encoded by the exons ATGGAGGCGGCGGGAGGAGGcgccggaggaggaggaggaggaggaggaggtgtcatggcggcggcgggcgcgggctCCGCGGGGTCCGcagcgcggggcggcggcggctcctcgGCCGCGTCGCGCTGGTTCTTCAGCCGCGAGCAGCTGGAGAACACGCCCTCGCGGCGCTGCGGCGTGGAGGCCGACAAGGAGCTCTCGTACCGGCAGCAGGCGGCCAACCTCATCCAAGACATGGGCCAGCGCCTCAACGT ATCTCAGCTTACCATAAATACTGCAATTGTTTACATGCACAGGTTTTATATGCATCATTCCTTCACAAAATTTAATCGAAAT atAATGTCTCCCACGGCATTGTTTTTGGCAGCAAAAGTGGAGGAACAGCCACGGAAACTTGAACATGTTATTAAAGTAGCAAATGCCTGTCTTCATCCTcaagagccacagctggatacAAAGAGTGAT GCATACCTTCAACAAGCCCAAGAGCTGGTTATACTTGAAACAATAATGCTTCAAACTTTAG GTTTTGAGATTACCATTGAACATCCACACACAGATGTTGTGAAATGTACACAGTTAGTGAGAG CAAGCAAGGATTTGGCACAGACATCCTATTTCATGGCTACCAACAG CCTTCACCTTACCACATTCTGTCTTCAGTACAAGCCCACAGTGATAGCATGTGTGTGCATTCACTTGGCCTGCAAGTGGTCCAACTGGGAGATTCCAGTATCAACCGATGGAAAACACTGGTGGGAATATGTAGATCCCTCAGTTACTCTAGAACTACTAGATG AGCTAACTCATGAGTTTCTGCAAATACTGGAGAAAACACCTAGCAGGCTCAAGAGAATTAGAAATTGGCGG GCTAATCAGGCAGCTAAGAAACCTAAAGGTGATGGACAGGTATCTGAGAACTCGCTTCTTGGTTCATCTTTGGTCCAGAATTCCATTTTGGTGGATACAGTTACTGGTGTAGCTGCAAACACAAGTTTCCAGAAACCATCCACATCATTTCCTGCACCAGTACCTCTGACCTCAGGAAGTATTTCTGTTCCAGACAGTCATGCACCTGAAAATTTGGCAATATTAGCTACAGGAATGCCAAGTACCTCATACAGTTTGGCGTCACACCAGGAATGGCCTCAGCACCAAGAGCAAACAAGGACAGAGCAAATATACTCTCAGAAGCAGGAGACTCTGCCTGCTAGTCAGTACAACATGAACTTCCAAGCAGGGACGTCCGGGCAGTTGCACTCCGGAGTACACCACAGACCTGACAAACTTGCTGAGCATTCTACTGTCAAACAAGAATATTCTCATAAGTCAGCAAACAAACACCATGGACAAGTTGCTGCTCCTGTAATAATTCCTCAAAAAATGTCTTTGGATAAATACAGAGAGAAGCGCAAACTAGAAACCCTGGAACTGGATGTCAGAGAACACTATGTAGCAACCCCAGGCGAGCAGCAGCATAAAAAGCACATGCAGCCACAGGCAGCCAGTTCTGTCACATCTcccattaaaatgaaaattcctATTGCAAATGCAGAGAAGCCCGAAAAACACTTGTCTGATAAGAAGGAGAAGGGTGGCTCGCTCAAACTCCGTATTCCAATCCCACCCACAGAAAAGGGTCCCAGTAAGGAGgagctgaaaatgaaaatcaagGTTTCTTCCTCAGAAAGGCACAGCTCGTCGGACGAGGGCAGCGGCAAGAGCAAACACTCGAGTCCCCACGTTAGCAAAGAGCATAAGGACAAACACAAAGAGCACTCGCTGAACCGCCACCACGGCGTGGGCCACAAGCACTCCCACTCGCACGGGGGCGGCGGCAGTGGCAGCAGTAAGCACAGCACTGATGGAGCGACGCCCTCCGTGCTGAGGAGTCCCATGGGCCTGAGCAGCGATGGCAATTCCTCTAGTTCCGGCTCTTCGAGGAAGAAGTTGCACAGCAACGATGCTTCTCACAACCACCACTCCAAAATGAGCAAAAGTTCCAAAAGTTCAG GTGGGCTACGGACATCTCAGCACCCTCGTGAAACTGGACAAGAAACCAGTGGAGAACGGTCCTGA